A window from uncultured Desulfobacter sp. encodes these proteins:
- a CDS encoding GNAT family protein, with protein MIAESPNARFLLQWAGPKYTYPLDAAQLNDTLANTYGEKPSFKAFRVIRSDPIETVGHIQLMDIDYNAASCILGRVLIFQKYRGNGFGKAMVEAAVQFAIENMHLAEITLGVFDFNTLAIDVYKSIGFTEFQFKKGARQFQKESWNVIRMKLNKVDWLHMNNANRDRTCPFGKPV; from the coding sequence TTGATAGCAGAGAGTCCTAACGCCCGGTTTCTTCTTCAATGGGCAGGTCCAAAATATACCTATCCCCTGGACGCTGCTCAGCTAAATGATACTTTGGCAAATACCTATGGAGAGAAGCCATCGTTTAAAGCCTTTAGAGTCATTAGATCAGATCCTATTGAAACTGTTGGCCATATTCAACTGATGGATATTGATTACAATGCTGCGAGCTGTATTCTCGGTAGGGTGTTAATATTTCAAAAATATCGTGGTAATGGTTTTGGTAAAGCGATGGTGGAGGCGGCCGTTCAATTTGCTATCGAAAATATGCATTTGGCTGAAATCACCCTTGGAGTTTTTGATTTTAATACGCTTGCAATCGATGTTTACAAGAGCATAGGATTTACTGAATTTCAATTCAAAAAAGGTGCACGACAATTCCAAAAGGAAAGCTGGAATGTCATCAGGATGAAATTAAATAAAGTCGACTGGTTACATATGAATAATGCGAATCGGGATAGGACGTGTCCTTTCGGCAAGCCTGTGTAA
- a CDS encoding IS66 family transposase, with protein sequence MSRTMDIKQDELDALLERVRSNELQDGDYELIKALVETVAYLNTLSNEKAASIKRLLKMVFGDKTEKKKKSNPQNRPKRKKKKKGHGKNGANAYKGAKKIKICHQSLKSGNDCPACEKGKLYGEKPPAKIVRITGGAPFQATVYELQKLRCNLCGQIFTAQAPDNVGKEKYDAKSGAMLALLKYGSGVPLYRLGKLQASLGMPLPPSTQWEIIENVADKIHPVYTELIRQAAQGKVLYNDDTTMKILSLMKETDKAAKRKGMFTSGILSECDVGKIALFFTGNNHAGENLSRVLQERGSRKDRPIQMCDALSRNLPKGFESILCNCLVHGRRNFVDVMDDFPEACDHVINTVAKIYEHDHKVKEQGLDDAQRLQYHQAHSGPLMRTLKVWLEDKFENKEVEPNSSLGKAISYMLNHWPELTRFLEVPGAPLDNNLCEQLLKKSILHRKNSLFYKTEHGAYIGDLFMSLIHTCNLQNINPFEYLTALQKHSSEIFQNPADWLPWSFENTIAKKSEETADNL encoded by the coding sequence ATGTCAAGAACGATGGACATAAAGCAGGACGAGCTTGACGCGCTCCTTGAGCGGGTAAGATCAAATGAACTGCAGGACGGCGACTATGAGTTGATCAAAGCATTGGTTGAAACCGTTGCCTATTTGAATACGTTGTCCAATGAAAAAGCAGCGTCCATTAAACGGTTATTAAAAATGGTATTCGGCGATAAGACCGAAAAGAAGAAAAAGTCGAATCCGCAGAACCGACCAAAACGAAAAAAGAAGAAAAAAGGTCACGGCAAAAATGGTGCAAACGCCTATAAAGGCGCCAAGAAGATTAAGATCTGTCATCAAAGCCTTAAGTCAGGTAATGATTGCCCTGCCTGTGAAAAAGGTAAATTGTATGGTGAAAAACCACCTGCCAAGATCGTCCGGATAACCGGCGGTGCTCCCTTCCAGGCGACAGTATATGAACTGCAGAAGTTGCGGTGCAACCTTTGTGGGCAGATTTTTACTGCCCAGGCGCCCGACAATGTGGGTAAAGAAAAATATGATGCCAAATCCGGTGCCATGCTGGCCCTTTTAAAATATGGCAGCGGAGTCCCTTTGTACCGCTTGGGCAAACTTCAAGCCAGCCTGGGGATGCCGCTGCCCCCATCGACCCAATGGGAAATCATAGAAAACGTAGCAGACAAGATCCATCCGGTATATACAGAGCTAATCCGTCAGGCTGCACAAGGCAAGGTGTTGTATAATGACGATACGACAATGAAAATTTTATCCTTGATGAAAGAAACCGATAAGGCAGCCAAACGAAAAGGGATGTTCACTTCCGGAATCCTGTCAGAATGTGACGTAGGAAAGATTGCCCTGTTTTTTACCGGCAATAATCATGCTGGAGAAAATTTATCCAGGGTTCTGCAAGAACGGGGCTCCAGGAAAGATCGGCCAATACAGATGTGTGATGCTCTGTCCAGGAATCTGCCAAAAGGTTTTGAATCGATATTATGCAATTGTCTCGTGCATGGACGCCGTAACTTTGTCGACGTCATGGACGATTTTCCTGAGGCGTGTGACCATGTAATTAATACAGTGGCTAAAATTTATGAGCACGATCATAAGGTAAAGGAACAAGGCCTGGACGATGCTCAACGCCTTCAATATCATCAAGCCCACAGCGGTCCACTGATGCGGACGCTTAAGGTATGGCTTGAAGACAAGTTTGAAAACAAAGAAGTAGAACCCAACTCCAGTCTGGGCAAGGCCATATCATATATGTTGAACCACTGGCCGGAATTGACCCGTTTCTTGGAGGTCCCTGGAGCACCGCTGGATAATAATCTTTGCGAACAATTGCTGAAAAAGTCGATTCTGCACCGAAAAAATTCATTATTTTATAAAACCGAACACGGTGCATATATTGGCGACCTGTTCATGAGCCTGATACATACGTGCAACCTGCAAAATATAAATCCTTTTGAATACCTGACCGCACTGCAGAAGCACTCTTCCGAGATTTTCCAAAACCCTGCGGACTGGTTGCCGTGGTCATTCGAAAACACAATCGCTAAAAAATCAGAGGAAACAGCTGATAATCTCTAA
- the tnpB gene encoding IS66 family insertion sequence element accessory protein TnpB (TnpB, as the term is used for proteins encoded by IS66 family insertion elements, is considered an accessory protein, since TnpC, encoded by a neighboring gene, is a DDE family transposase.), with translation MIQITPQMRIMLAVTPADFRKGIDGLAAVCRKVLKQNPFSGYVFVFRNKPGTALKILIYDGQGFWLCQKRLSKGRFKWWPKKGGDEIHPLAAHELQMLIWNGNPQKNNVFLWKKI, from the coding sequence ATGATCCAAATCACACCGCAAATGCGGATAATGCTGGCAGTAACGCCTGCTGATTTTCGAAAGGGGATCGACGGCCTGGCAGCTGTTTGTCGTAAGGTGTTAAAACAAAATCCTTTTTCCGGATATGTCTTTGTTTTCAGAAACAAACCAGGCACTGCCCTGAAGATATTAATATATGATGGCCAGGGCTTCTGGCTTTGTCAAAAAAGATTGAGTAAGGGGCGTTTTAAATGGTGGCCTAAAAAGGGAGGTGATGAAATTCACCCATTGGCTGCACATGAATTACAGATGTTGATATGGAACGGAAATCCTCAAAAAAATAATGTATTTTTGTGGAAAAAAATCTAG
- a CDS encoding permease — protein sequence MKNFKRIPFGYALSVMFVVLLIFAQLLNFELGEDIAIKFCSFSSKMLLLVPCIFILIGLLDVWIPQQWIQKHVGEESGFQGAVLVVLLAMFQGVPLYAAIATAHLLWKKGCSLRNVFMYLGAYSTLKVPMLLFEVSFLGWKFTLARAAVALPVFIVIAEIMAAYTRKTGLQLRQFKGDSQKGQSG from the coding sequence ATGAAAAATTTCAAGCGCATTCCTTTTGGGTACGCCCTGTCAGTTATGTTTGTTGTATTATTGATATTTGCACAGTTGCTAAACTTTGAGCTTGGTGAAGACATAGCTATTAAGTTCTGTTCATTTTCTAGTAAGATGCTTCTTTTAGTGCCATGTATATTTATCCTGATCGGACTCTTGGACGTTTGGATACCTCAGCAGTGGATACAAAAACATGTTGGAGAGGAATCCGGTTTTCAGGGTGCGGTTTTAGTTGTTCTTTTGGCCATGTTCCAAGGCGTACCACTGTATGCTGCTATTGCGACTGCACACCTTCTATGGAAGAAAGGATGCAGCCTACGAAATGTCTTCATGTATCTTGGCGCATATTCGACCCTGAAAGTTCCAATGCTATTGTTTGAAGTAAGTTTTCTTGGCTGGAAATTTACCTTGGCTCGTGCGGCAGTAGCACTGCCGGTGTTCATAGTTATTGCTGAGATTATGGCTGCATATACTCGGAAGACAGGATTGCAATTAAGGCAATTTAAAGGTGATAGCCAAAAAGGCCAATCGGGATAG
- a CDS encoding transglutaminase domain-containing protein gives MSKIFYVTLISCLLFSISSIGWAETTQFGYDNLNQVTSVTYADGSTVSFSYDETGNRSVHGVTPATDTDGDGLSDYLENLAGTNAESADSDGDGLSDGEEDTNRNGWKDAGETTGLNPDTDSDGMNDGWEVTYSLDPLSDDSGLDPDEDGFTNLEEYTADSDPMDSTSTPSSVAPVPAVSPLGLGITLLVLALLGVKISARTKKSFLLIPFVLAIFFHGPGLVANAFGENDSLPGFRQENADPISPDESHRIISASAPSVRASAQEIIALDTAATTTDTIQAMARSLKNDADLIYEYVHDKITYTPVWGSIKGAEATLADGVGNSFDQSSLMIALLRASGYTANYKFGTLTLTWDEVSNWLGISSYYGLNILANGGAFPFSRSCRRHWIVRGCHEFQTIPTPCFKV, from the coding sequence ATGTCTAAGATATTCTATGTTACCCTGATTTCATGTCTTTTATTTTCTATCTCGTCCATCGGTTGGGCAGAAACCACCCAGTTTGGTTACGATAATCTCAACCAGGTTACGTCTGTCACCTATGCAGACGGCAGTACCGTATCCTTTTCATATGATGAGACCGGTAACCGCAGCGTCCATGGCGTTACACCGGCAACAGATACCGATGGCGACGGCTTAAGTGATTACCTGGAAAATCTTGCAGGGACAAATGCTGAAAGTGCTGATTCTGATGGAGATGGCCTGTCCGACGGTGAAGAGGATACAAACCGGAACGGCTGGAAAGACGCTGGAGAAACCACAGGTTTGAACCCGGATACGGATTCCGACGGCATGAACGACGGGTGGGAAGTCACGTATTCACTTGATCCCCTGTCGGATGATAGTGGCCTGGACCCGGATGAAGACGGATTCACCAACCTGGAAGAGTATACGGCAGATTCCGATCCCATGGATTCGACATCAACCCCATCATCTGTCGCCCCTGTTCCCGCCGTTTCTCCACTTGGCCTGGGCATTACCCTGCTGGTTCTGGCTCTACTGGGAGTAAAGATATCTGCAAGAACAAAAAAATCCTTTCTATTGATTCCCTTTGTCCTGGCAATATTTTTTCATGGACCTGGATTGGTTGCAAATGCGTTTGGGGAAAATGATTCCCTGCCCGGCTTCCGGCAGGAAAATGCCGATCCCATAAGTCCGGATGAATCCCATAGAATTATTTCAGCCTCTGCACCATCTGTCCGGGCATCTGCCCAGGAAATTATTGCCCTGGATACAGCCGCCACTACCACGGATACAATACAGGCAATGGCAAGGTCCCTGAAAAATGATGCCGACCTGATATACGAATATGTACACGACAAAATCACCTATACCCCGGTCTGGGGGTCAATCAAGGGAGCGGAGGCCACACTGGCGGACGGTGTAGGCAACAGCTTTGACCAGTCTTCTTTAATGATTGCTCTGCTGAGGGCTTCAGGTTACACAGCTAATTATAAATTCGGGACATTAACACTGACTTGGGATGAAGTCAGCAACTGGCTTGGCATCAGTTCCTATTACGGGCTTAATATTCTGGCCAATGGGGGCGCATTCCCATTTTCCCGGTCATGCCGCCGGCATTGGATTGTGCGTGGTTGCCATGAGTTTCAAACAATCCCAACGCCCTGCTTTAAAGTATGA
- a CDS encoding RHS repeat-associated core domain-containing protein, which produces MDIGHIWVEVQIDGISYVFDPSYKTHTVTAPIDFSTAMGYDRTAFLANAKSGVVEGTNYIQNVNKTNIANDLTTFADSLHQKIKTTYPDATLEEITGGLVIIPADGILRQTSLPYDNDETIEETWTDIPNSYRTKFTIQHQGINILLYTDETYGKRLSLFYNDSVQPVLTRNGTVLATGTAATANTSVDITIIVDHPYAYSNGAYQDQTRTFSILAGGSYNIVNGWAETTRGMIEKHRKLLNQYKADGQTDDSEEVLGETLAMMGFAWLAEVQMSDKLMDAMLKTHTTHHHVLGVCGQNQSPYIDLPMGAVSTLSLESDTEVGTASFFAHSGRSSAMEWGVIEQFQPNSAVCTVKLLDIANQEGSKIFEANSSNWSSIETQLEANGYSANEIANVQAYVNAGYNVIVPHNGNLTQGDWQGIGFLAVSSAGNSIGHIISGGLSGGFADTVFDADSGETSSTADQGTSSATNDVSDEPIDLVTGDYLYDHSDLTLGNGAQPFAMAFARTYNSASRLTDSGLGLGWTHKYAVNATEDNDGFLGLGERSALEAVAAMVEIYVTMDLLTQNRDLDTLVIASIGHRWFMDRLINNVVSVNIPGSTKRFVKLADGSFNAPPGDGSVLTLEADDSYLVRTKHGVELDFNADGRMTAWTDANGNALAFAYDTGGALQTISNDMGKVLTLSYASDRISQVSDGTGRSVSYTYDTNGNLTQVTDTEGNNTVFEYDEPGRLTRIFYPDNPTSPFVTNTFDANDKVMTQADANGQAWQYYISGYRTEEVNPLAQGNTAYYDKNGNAVRRIDPLDNETTLEYDCQKRVVKETKPEGNYTEYVYDGLHNPVTVTQYPKPGSTLGAIVNQFTYDATFSKVLTATDPLGRVTTFEYDSNGNLTRMEQPEVDGHIPVTLMTYNARGQVLTKTDPEGRITRYTYDGTTGDLLSVVTDNTGLALTTQFTYDNVGNIQTQTDPEGHTTAFAFNSLRLPEQETGPAPFSYVTTYDYDEQGRLTQTKRQTNDTSQPWQTQTVTYTPTGKKYIVTDPEGNQTTHAYDEADRLAQVTNAESQTTAYVYDDADRLYQVIDAKSQTARQITYTAGGLKETETDANGNTTQYTYDGFNRPDRTTYPDTSYESYAWDDAGNLTSRLTRAGQTISFTYDDLNRLASKILPGPETITYTYDLTGLQEGVTDSLGTISHTYDNALRLTGVTYPDGRALGYQYDGNSNRTRLTYPDNAYVTYTYDVLNRITDIKQAGTTLLAHYDYDALSRRTTLTYGNGTITTYTYEIDNDLSSLALVHAAGTATYTFTTNNIGIRTQTDVDDYRFVYRQAGIVSTAYTPNNLNQYTAVGGLNPAYNGNGNLTSDGINTYAYNAENRLVTAVTPDHTAAYVYDPMGRRIEKEVDSVTTRYLHDGNQVIVEYNSTGTELRRYIYGPGIDQPVCMITGSATYYYQFDGLGSVAALTDETGALQESYAYNVFGQPNGTSYLGNPYLYTGRAYDPESGLYYYRARYYNSIIGRFLQPDPIGYSDGMNLYGYVSNNPTTLVDPAGLCSNSGGTFAMAATMAIPIAAADGPAPVGEVIAGGMLAGAAVYDMTQRTYVTYTLTNATGQIYAGRASGFGDPYSIMMSRFSSHHMRKMGYGNPQLDASGQGVVIYPAIRGREQQLIDYHGGVGSKSVGNAIRGVSKINPLGRIYHNASNGAFGPLAPFTGY; this is translated from the coding sequence GTGGATATTGGTCATATATGGGTGGAAGTTCAAATTGACGGAATTTCCTATGTGTTTGATCCTTCCTATAAAACCCATACAGTAACAGCCCCGATTGATTTCTCCACGGCCATGGGATACGACCGCACTGCCTTTCTGGCCAACGCAAAAAGTGGTGTGGTTGAAGGAACGAACTATATACAGAATGTCAATAAAACCAATATTGCAAACGATTTAACCACTTTTGCCGACAGCTTGCACCAGAAAATTAAAACTACCTACCCGGATGCCACCCTTGAAGAGATCACAGGCGGGCTGGTCATAATCCCGGCAGATGGCATTTTGCGCCAGACCTCACTTCCCTATGATAACGACGAAACCATTGAAGAAACCTGGACCGATATTCCCAATTCCTACCGGACAAAATTTACCATTCAGCACCAGGGCATAAATATTCTTTTATATACCGATGAGACCTATGGCAAAAGGCTCAGCCTGTTTTATAATGACTCCGTCCAACCGGTCCTCACCAGGAATGGAACAGTGCTTGCCACCGGAACGGCTGCCACGGCAAACACCAGTGTGGATATCACCATCATTGTAGATCACCCATATGCCTATTCAAACGGTGCTTACCAGGACCAGACCCGAACTTTCAGCATACTTGCCGGCGGAAGCTACAATATCGTCAACGGCTGGGCCGAAACCACCCGGGGAATGATCGAAAAACACCGAAAATTACTCAACCAGTACAAGGCTGACGGGCAAACAGACGATTCAGAAGAAGTCCTGGGAGAAACCCTGGCCATGATGGGCTTTGCCTGGTTGGCTGAGGTCCAGATGTCTGATAAACTGATGGATGCCATGCTCAAGACGCACACGACCCATCACCATGTCCTTGGCGTCTGCGGCCAGAACCAGAGCCCTTATATTGACCTTCCCATGGGGGCCGTCAGCACGCTGAGCCTTGAAAGTGATACAGAGGTCGGGACAGCCTCGTTTTTTGCACACTCAGGCCGCTCCAGTGCCATGGAATGGGGGGTAATCGAACAATTTCAGCCCAACTCTGCAGTCTGTACGGTCAAACTTTTGGACATAGCCAACCAAGAGGGCAGTAAAATATTTGAAGCCAACTCCTCTAACTGGAGTTCAATAGAAACCCAGCTTGAAGCCAACGGGTACAGCGCAAATGAGATTGCCAACGTTCAGGCTTATGTCAATGCAGGCTACAATGTTATTGTCCCCCATAACGGCAACCTGACCCAGGGCGACTGGCAGGGCATCGGATTCCTGGCCGTATCATCAGCCGGCAACTCTATCGGCCACATCATTTCCGGCGGGTTGAGCGGAGGGTTCGCGGATACGGTCTTTGATGCGGATTCCGGAGAAACCTCTTCAACCGCCGACCAGGGCACAAGCTCAGCTACCAACGATGTATCTGACGAACCCATAGACCTTGTGACCGGGGATTACCTGTACGACCATTCGGACCTCACCCTTGGCAATGGCGCCCAGCCCTTTGCCATGGCCTTTGCCCGGACCTACAACTCTGCCAGCCGTTTGACTGACTCAGGCCTGGGCCTTGGGTGGACCCACAAATACGCGGTCAATGCAACAGAAGACAACGACGGATTCCTGGGGCTTGGGGAGCGCTCCGCCCTTGAAGCCGTGGCAGCCATGGTTGAAATTTACGTGACCATGGACCTGCTCACACAAAACCGTGATCTTGACACCCTGGTCATCGCCTCCATCGGCCACCGCTGGTTCATGGACCGGCTCATTAACAATGTGGTGTCGGTGAATATCCCCGGCAGCACCAAACGGTTTGTAAAACTGGCTGACGGCAGTTTTAATGCCCCGCCCGGCGATGGGTCTGTCCTGACCCTGGAAGCGGATGACTCCTACCTTGTCCGGACCAAGCACGGCGTTGAGCTTGATTTTAATGCCGACGGCAGGATGACGGCCTGGACAGACGCCAACGGCAACGCCCTGGCCTTTGCCTATGATACCGGCGGAGCGCTTCAAACCATTTCCAACGACATGGGAAAGGTCCTGACCCTTTCCTATGCCAGTGACCGGATCAGCCAGGTCTCCGACGGAACGGGAAGAAGCGTATCTTACACCTATGATACTAACGGTAACCTCACCCAGGTGACTGATACGGAAGGCAACAACACGGTATTTGAATACGATGAGCCTGGCCGGTTGACCCGGATCTTTTACCCGGACAATCCTACAAGTCCATTTGTCACCAACACCTTTGACGCCAACGATAAGGTCATGACCCAGGCCGATGCCAACGGCCAGGCCTGGCAGTATTACATATCGGGATACCGGACCGAGGAGGTCAACCCCTTGGCCCAAGGCAACACGGCTTATTACGATAAAAACGGCAATGCCGTTCGCCGGATCGACCCGCTGGATAACGAAACCACCCTGGAATATGACTGCCAAAAGCGCGTGGTCAAAGAGACCAAACCCGAAGGAAATTATACCGAATATGTGTATGATGGCCTTCATAATCCGGTCACCGTTACCCAGTATCCCAAACCCGGGTCAACCCTTGGCGCCATTGTGAACCAGTTTACCTATGACGCCACCTTCAGCAAGGTCCTGACCGCCACCGATCCTTTGGGCCGCGTAACCACATTTGAATATGACAGTAACGGCAACCTGACCCGGATGGAACAACCCGAAGTGGACGGTCATATCCCGGTGACCCTGATGACCTACAACGCCCGGGGCCAGGTTCTGACAAAAACCGATCCTGAAGGCCGCATCACCCGGTATACTTATGATGGTACCACCGGGGATCTTTTGTCTGTGGTCACGGACAATACAGGTCTTGCCCTGACCACTCAGTTCACCTACGATAATGTGGGCAATATCCAAACCCAGACCGATCCTGAAGGCCATACCACCGCCTTTGCCTTTAACAGCCTTCGCCTGCCTGAGCAGGAAACTGGGCCTGCCCCGTTCAGTTATGTAACAACGTATGATTACGACGAACAGGGCCGCCTGACCCAAACCAAGCGCCAAACAAACGATACCAGTCAGCCCTGGCAGACCCAAACCGTGACATACACCCCCACGGGCAAAAAATATATTGTCACTGATCCCGAAGGCAACCAGACCACCCACGCCTATGACGAGGCTGACCGGCTGGCACAGGTCACCAACGCTGAAAGCCAGACCACTGCATATGTTTATGATGATGCCGACAGGCTTTACCAGGTAATCGACGCCAAAAGCCAAACCGCCCGGCAAATCACCTACACGGCCGGTGGCCTGAAAGAGACTGAAACCGATGCCAACGGCAACACCACCCAGTATACATATGACGGCTTTAATCGCCCGGACCGGACCACATATCCGGACACCTCCTATGAATCCTATGCCTGGGATGATGCCGGCAACCTGACATCAAGACTCACCCGGGCCGGTCAGACCATTTCCTTTACCTATGATGACCTGAACCGGCTGGCATCCAAAATCCTGCCCGGGCCTGAAACCATTACCTACACCTATGATCTGACCGGGCTTCAAGAAGGTGTAACGGACAGCCTGGGTACAATCTCCCATACGTATGACAATGCCCTGCGCTTGACCGGGGTAACCTACCCGGACGGCAGAGCCCTAGGCTACCAGTATGACGGCAACAGCAACCGGACCCGATTGACCTATCCGGATAACGCCTATGTCACTTACACCTATGACGTCCTGAACCGGATCACGGACATCAAGCAGGCCGGCACAACGCTTCTGGCCCATTACGACTACGATGCCCTGTCCCGGCGGACCACCCTGACCTACGGCAACGGCACCATTACCACCTACACCTATGAAATCGACAACGACCTTTCATCCCTTGCCCTGGTCCATGCCGCAGGAACGGCCACCTATACTTTCACCACCAACAATATTGGCATCAGAACCCAGACGGACGTTGATGACTACCGGTTTGTTTACCGCCAGGCCGGCATCGTCAGCACGGCCTACACCCCCAACAACCTAAACCAGTACACAGCTGTGGGAGGCCTCAACCCCGCATATAACGGAAACGGGAACCTGACGTCTGACGGCATCAACACCTACGCCTATAATGCGGAAAATCGCTTGGTCACAGCAGTCACACCGGATCATACCGCAGCTTATGTCTACGACCCCATGGGCCGCAGAATTGAAAAGGAGGTAGACAGCGTAACAACCCGGTATCTGCACGACGGCAACCAGGTGATTGTGGAATATAACAGCACCGGAACCGAACTGCGGCGTTACATCTACGGCCCCGGCATCGACCAGCCCGTCTGCATGATCACAGGCTCCGCTACCTACTATTATCAGTTTGACGGCTTAGGATCTGTGGCTGCATTGACAGACGAAACCGGAGCCTTGCAGGAAAGTTACGCCTACAATGTATTTGGACAGCCTAACGGAACCAGCTATCTGGGTAATCCTTACCTTTATACCGGCAGGGCGTACGACCCGGAAAGCGGGCTTTACTACTACCGGGCCAGATATTATAATTCCATTATCGGTAGATTTTTGCAGCCTGATCCTATCGGCTACAGCGACGGAATGAACCTGTATGGTTATGTCTCAAATAATCCCACGACGCTTGTGGATCCGGCGGGATTGTGCTCTAATAGTGGCGGAACATTCGCAATGGCCGCGACAATGGCAATCCCAATAGCCGCAGCAGACGGCCCGGCACCGGTCGGAGAAGTTATTGCTGGGGGAATGTTGGCCGGCGCGGCGGTCTACGACATGACCCAACGTACCTATGTGACCTACACGCTGACCAACGCGACAGGACAGATATATGCTGGCAGGGCGAGCGGTTTTGGCGATCCCTACTCGATTATGATGTCAAGATTCAGTTCCCATCACATGCGGAAGATGGGCTACGGCAATCCACAGCTTGACGCCAGCGGACAGGGCGTTGTGATTTATCCTGCTATCCGTGGACGGGAACAGCAACTCATAGATTATCACGGTGGCGTTGGCAGTAAAAGTGTTGGCAACGCCATTCGAGGCGTAAGTAAGATCAATCCGCTGGGACGGATTTACCACAACGCCTCCAATGGCGCCTTCGGTCCGCTGGCCCCGTTTACCGGTTATTAG
- a CDS encoding Imm44 family immunity protein, with protein sequence MDFGISKEISADITQDKINMLTDISLAMEEYFKDKDYGADISSLTIGIICVAPEFEFFFKEIRRKYTKTKKMLEYDIKLDHSEFKNFDNKQIQWIVAKEILGSLSVINELKIKNFKTKDFKTDLINFFKEKINVDLKSIS encoded by the coding sequence ATGGATTTTGGAATTTCAAAAGAAATATCGGCAGATATTACTCAAGATAAAATAAACATGCTTACCGATATATCACTTGCTATGGAAGAATATTTTAAAGACAAGGATTATGGTGCGGATATTTCTTCATTGACGATAGGTATAATATGTGTCGCTCCAGAATTTGAATTTTTCTTTAAAGAGATACGTAGAAAATATACTAAAACAAAAAAAATGCTTGAATATGATATCAAATTAGATCATTCAGAGTTTAAAAATTTTGATAATAAGCAGATACAATGGATAGTCGCAAAAGAGATATTGGGATCTCTATCAGTCATCAATGAATTAAAAATCAAAAATTTTAAAACAAAAGATTTCAAAACTGATTTAATAAATTTTTTTAAGGAAAAAATAAATGTTGATTTAAAATCTATCTCTTAG